In Rhodococcus qingshengii JCM 15477, the sequence CAACCCAAGACCGGCGACACCTCGAACCAGGTAGTGGGCATCGACAAACTCACCGCGGCAATTCGGAACATGCTCGACGGCGACATCCCCCTCACCACGGCGCACCACGCACACACTCCCGAAATCGTGCTGACCTCGCCCACCACCGCAACCGGCATCTGGGCGATGGAGGACATGCTGTGGTGGAACGACGGCGAGAAAGAACTGCACCTACACGGCTACGGCCACTACCACGAGAAATACCGCAAAGAAGACGGCAAGTGGCTGATCAGCTACCGAACCCTCACCCGGCTCCGTGTCGACCAGGACCCCGGATTCTTCCGATTCATGAAAGCGCTGTGACGAAGTGACCAACCCGCTGTTCCAACCGCTCCGCATCCGTTCGCTCGAACTGTCCAACCGCATAGTCATGTCGCCGATGACGCGCACGTACTCCATCGAAGGTGTGCCCGGCCGCGACGTTGCCGACTACTACCGCCGACGAGCTGAGGGCGGCACCGGACTGATCGTCACCGAAGGCGTCGCGATCGATCACGAGACTGCTGTCGACCACGCCAACGTCCCCAACCTCCACACTCCCGCTGCTCAGGCCGGATGGCGGAAGGTAGTCGACGACGTGCACGCTGCGGGCGGCAAGATCGTGCCTCAACTCTGGCACGTCGGACCTCTGTGGGGCGCGATGACGCAGATGGACCCCTCACTCAAGCCGATGCGCCCCTCAGGCGAATGGGGCCCGCTCGGCGTCACCTCGTACTCCGCTGCCTACGTCGAACGCGCACAGGCGAGCACCGAAGCGATGACCGAGCAGGACATCCAGGACGTCATCGACGCGTACGTCCGCAGCGCGAAGCACGCCGTCGAACTCGGCTTCGACGGCATCGCGATCCACGGCGGTCACGGCTACCTCCTCGATTCCTTCTTCTGGGAGGGCACCAACCAGCGCGACGACGCGTGGGGAGGCGACCTGGAGCGTCGTACCAGGTTCCCGGCCGCCGTCGTCGCCGCGATCCGCGCGGCCATCGGACCGGATCTGCCGATCATCTACCGTTTCTCACAGCACAAGCAGCAAGATTTCACCGCGAAGATCGCCGAAACCCCCGAAGAGTTGGGCGTCATCCTGGGCGCGCTGGTCGACGCCGGAGTCGACGTTCTCGACGCCAGCATCAGGCGTTTCGACGTGCCGGCCTTCGAAGGCAGCGATCTCTCGTTGGCGGGTTGGGCGAAGAAGCTGACCGGCGCCGTCACGATGGCCGTCGGCAGCGTCGGTATCGGAAAGTCGCTGCGGGACAGCCGCATCGAAGGCGTCGCACCTGTAGTCGACAACATCCCACAGCTCGAGGAGCGCATCGGCAGCGGAGAGTTCGATCTGATCGCGATCGGCCGTCTCCATCTCGCCGATCCTGCATTGGCAACTACCCTGCGCGCCGGTGGCCCGCTACCGGCGTTCGATCGAGCGGTGCATGAGGGCAGCTTGATCTAGGGGCTCCGCCCCTGTGCGCCTTTCCGGTAGTTCGCACTACCAAAAAGGCGCACAGGGCCGAAGGCCTTTATGTTCGACCCATGACTACTTTCAACGCCTGGGTCGCCCGCGACAGCGACGGCACCATCGACTTCGCCCCCGAAACCGTCGACGAATCCTTCCTCCCGGCAGGTGAGGTCACCATTCGCGTCGAGTATTCGAGCGTCAACTACAAGGACGCGCTCGCGGTCACGCCGAAAGGCGGGGTAGTTCGCGAGTACCCGATCGTCCCCGGCATCGACGTCGCCGGCGAGGTCATCGCCTCCGAGTCCGACGCATTCGCCCCGGGAGACAAGGTCGTCGCACATGGCTACGAGATCGGGACCGCCCGCAACGGCGGCTACGCCGAGATCGCCCGTTTGCCTGCCGAGTGGGTCGTGAAGCTCGACGGCATTTCCACCGCCGACGCTGCCGCGATCGGCACGGCAGGATTCACCGCAGCCATGAGCGTCCAAGCCATTCTGGCCAGCGGAGTGAAGCCAGCCGACGGTCCCGTCCTGGTGACTGGCGCGAGCGGCGGAGTCGGCACCGTCAGCGTCGACCTTCTGGCAAGCGCAGGCTTCGACGTGGTCGCCTCCAGCGGTAAGCCCGGCGCGGCAGACCTTCTGACGTCACTCGGTGCGTCTTCGGTGATCGGCCGGCTCCCCGAGGATCCCGACGCCAAGCCTCGCCCGCTCGGAAAATCTCAGTGGGCGGCGGCCGTCGACTGCGTCGGTGGAAAGACCCTCGCTCACGTTCTGAGCACGATCAACTACGGCGGTGTTGTCGCTGCCAGCGGATTGACCGGCGGCGCCGCGCTGCCTACGACCGTGCTGCCGTTCATTCTCCGCGGAGTCTCACTGCTGGGCATGGACTCGGTATTGATGCCGATCGAACCCCGTCGCGCGCTGTGGACCCGGCTGGGCTCCGACTTGGCCCCACGTCATCTGAAGGAGATCACGAACCTCGTTGCCGTCCGCGACGTCGTCTCGGTGATCGATCAGGTACGCGAAGGCAAGTACACCGGCCGGGCGCTGGTTCAGGTTGCCGACGGATTCTGAACCGCTCAGAAAAGTGTGAACAGATCTGCCGGTTCTTCGGCCGTCGTGGACTTCTCCTTGTAAGGAGAGTTCACGGCGGTCGGTTCCTTCTTCACCGGGGCAGCAAGCGGGACCGATGCGATGTCCCCCGAGACGATGGCGCGTGCGGCTTCGCCGGCCAGCTTGTCTGCCATTTCGTTGTAGTGGTTGCCGACGTGCCCGCGCACCCAGCGAAAGCGCACCGGACCGACTCGATCGGTGATGGCTCGATCGATACTCTGCACCAGTTCGAGGTTCTTGACCGCCCCGCCGCTCGCGGTCTTCCAGCCCTTGCGCTTCCAACTGGGCAACCATTCGGAAGCGCACTTGATGGCGTACTGCGAGTCGGATTCGATGAGTAGAGGATCAGCACCGGGATGGGCGACGACGGCCTCGAACAGAGCACGCAACTCTGCAATCTGGTTGGTGCCGGACGCTTCTCCGCCGGACATGCTCGGACCCTCGTGATTGACCCACGCCCAGCCGATAGCCCCACCGGGGTTTCGCAGACAGGATCCGTCGGTGCTCACGATGATCATGGCTCGGACAATACGTTGCGCCACCGACACACGCCTTAACGGAGGATGGACGGTGGCGATACGCTGACCTCGATGACGCCGCTATCTCCGGTCGACGAAGTCACGGTGACTTCTCAGCGACCGCTCGATGCCGCGCTGACGCTCAGCCCGCATCAGCGCGGACCCGGCGACCCCGCACATCGACGGTCAGCCGACGGAGCGATCTGGCGAGTTTCCCGCCAACTTTCGGGTCCTGTGACCTACCGCATCACCCAGTCGGATCGCCATACGGTCCGGGTACAGGCCTGGGGTCCCGGCGCCACGGAATTCCTGAACGGCGCCGAAGCGCTGCTCGGTCTCGACGACGAAGCCGAAGATTTTGCCCCCGAACATCCCAAGCTCGCCGAAGCTCATCGACGCTTCCCTCATCTGCGCATCGGCCGCACCGGCCGCGTCATGGAAGCTCTCGTTCCCGCGATCCTCGAGCAACGAGTCCACGGCATCGACGCATTCGCCGCGTGGCGCCGCCTGCTGACCAAGTTCGGGGAGCGCCCACCCGGCCCCGCGCCCGACGGAATGCGGGTTCCACTCACCGCGGACCAATGGCGTCGAATGCCGTCATGGGAATTCCATCGCGCGAACGTCGATCCAGCGAGGTCCAAGACGATCGTTCAGTGCGCTCGCGTCGCCGACCGCCTCGAGCAGGCATCCACGTTCCCCAGGACCGAGGCGACCAAACGGTTGCGAGCGGTACCCGGCGTCGGGATCTGGACTGCCGCCGAAGTGGCTCAGCGTGCATTCGGCGATTCCGATGCACTCTCGGTCGGCGACTACCACCTCGCTGCCGTCGTCGGGTGGTCACTGCTGGGTGAACCGATCGACGACGCCGAGATGGTGCAGTACCTCGCTCCCCTTCAACCGCATCGATACCGCGCCGTGAGGCTCCTGCAGGTCAGCGGGCAAGCCGTCAAACCCAAGTTCGGTCCGCGAACTGCCGTTGCCGACCACCGTTGGCACTGAGCATCAGGAGTTGGAAAATGTCGACCCGATACGCACACATCGCCTTCTCCCCCGCTGCGGTGGAGCGTCAGCGGTCGACCGGAAGTTTCACCGTGTACGGTTCGAAACTCGATCAGCCCGACGAAGGCCCGATGGAATTCGATTTCCGCGCGCAGGGATTCGTGAAATCCGTGGATTCCTTCTTCATGTCCACGGTGACGCCCGACGGTTGGCCGTACGTCCAACATCGCGGCGGCCCGCGCGGATTCCTGCATGTGTTGGGCCCGAATCGAATCGGATTCGCCGATCTCCCCGGCAATCAGCAATTCGTGACGCTCGGCAATCTGGAAGAGAACAATCGCATCTCGCTGTTCGTCATCGATTACCCGACGCGAACGAGATTGAAGATCTACGGGCGCGCGCAGGTGATCGAAGCGGACGAGGACCCTGCACTACTGCAACAGCTCTTGCAAGTCCCCGGCGGCACCATGACGGCAAAAGCCCAGCGTTCCATCGTCATCGACGTCGAAGCGTTCGACTGGAACTGCAGTCGAAACATCACGCCACGCTTCGACAAGGAGCGCATGGACGAATCCCTCGCTCTGGCACGCCAACCCCTGCAAGCCGAGGTAGATCGGCTTACTGCCGAGGTCGAAGAATTGCGTGCGCGGTTGTCGAAAAACGAATGAGACTAGGCGGTTTCAGGGCACTCGGAGTCGGGTAGCCACCAAACACGGCCCGTCGCGCGGAGACGACGGGTCCCGTTGTGCCCGAGGAGGTCCGCACGATCGATCCAGACGGTGGAGTTCTGGTTAACGAACTGCACCGCCACCATTCACGACTGGTTCCACACAGACAGATTGGCCGTCCCCATGAAACTGTCCCGAACTCTCACCATGTCCGTTCTCGTCGTCGCCGCAGTCGGCGCTGGAGCCGGCACCGCGGTCGCAGCGCCCCCGAATGCGGGCTTCGATCCGTCCCAACCCCTACTGACACCGACCGCAGAGTCGAACAGCCAGGCGGCGTTGATGCTCTTCCCCGGTAACGATCCGAAGCAGGCCGCGTTCGACACGATGGCCAACGAGGTCAATATCGGCTGGAACAACGGTGGTCTGCAATCGACCCTGATCGGAGCTAACCTCGGCGTCGGAATCGGCTGCCTGTCGATCTTCCCGAACTTTATCGCCGGCTGCATCGTCGGTGGAGTCATCGGCACGGTTGCCGGAGTCGGCGCAGGAATCACCAACGGAAACCCGAACGCTGCGCCGGCCGTCGAGAAGTTCTTCGCGACTCCTTGAGTAGCGCTCAGCTGTGCGTGTGCCCGGGGGTGGGTGTCTCGTCGTGAAAATGTGTGGCGCCGATCGAATGCAGCAGCTGGTGAACGGTGTCGTCCGCCAGTTGGTATCGCATCGATCGGCCGTCGCGGGTCGCGCTCACCCACCCCTGGCTACGCAGTAGCCGCAGCGCATGTGAGACGGCTGTGCCGCTCATCCTCAGCGCCACGGACAAATCCGTGACGCAGATACCCGGTGCGTGATGAAGGCAGAGCAACAGACGCAGACGATTGGTGTCGGAGAGAAGCTCGAAGCGACCGGACCAACTGGTGACGTCCAAACCCTCGAGTGCGGCCCTGGCGCG encodes:
- a CDS encoding pyridoxamine 5'-phosphate oxidase family protein, whose amino-acid sequence is MSTRYAHIAFSPAAVERQRSTGSFTVYGSKLDQPDEGPMEFDFRAQGFVKSVDSFFMSTVTPDGWPYVQHRGGPRGFLHVLGPNRIGFADLPGNQQFVTLGNLEENNRISLFVIDYPTRTRLKIYGRAQVIEADEDPALLQQLLQVPGGTMTAKAQRSIVIDVEAFDWNCSRNITPRFDKERMDESLALARQPLQAEVDRLTAEVEELRARLSKNE
- a CDS encoding nuclear transport factor 2 family protein, with translation MSQAESEVGSISAVEELLAIEEIKRVFAARLRCMDTKQWHVYPTLHTADVVSETWGGLPTDKQPKTGDTSNQVVGIDKLTAAIRNMLDGDIPLTTAHHAHTPEIVLTSPTTATGIWAMEDMLWWNDGEKELHLHGYGHYHEKYRKEDGKWLISYRTLTRLRVDQDPGFFRFMKAL
- a CDS encoding DNA-3-methyladenine glycosylase family protein, whose product is MDGGDTLTSMTPLSPVDEVTVTSQRPLDAALTLSPHQRGPGDPAHRRSADGAIWRVSRQLSGPVTYRITQSDRHTVRVQAWGPGATEFLNGAEALLGLDDEAEDFAPEHPKLAEAHRRFPHLRIGRTGRVMEALVPAILEQRVHGIDAFAAWRRLLTKFGERPPGPAPDGMRVPLTADQWRRMPSWEFHRANVDPARSKTIVQCARVADRLEQASTFPRTEATKRLRAVPGVGIWTAAEVAQRAFGDSDALSVGDYHLAAVVGWSLLGEPIDDAEMVQYLAPLQPHRYRAVRLLQVSGQAVKPKFGPRTAVADHRWH
- a CDS encoding ribonuclease H family protein, with translation MIIVSTDGSCLRNPGGAIGWAWVNHEGPSMSGGEASGTNQIAELRALFEAVVAHPGADPLLIESDSQYAIKCASEWLPSWKRKGWKTASGGAVKNLELVQSIDRAITDRVGPVRFRWVRGHVGNHYNEMADKLAGEAARAIVSGDIASVPLAAPVKKEPTAVNSPYKEKSTTAEEPADLFTLF
- a CDS encoding MDR family oxidoreductase, with protein sequence MTTFNAWVARDSDGTIDFAPETVDESFLPAGEVTIRVEYSSVNYKDALAVTPKGGVVREYPIVPGIDVAGEVIASESDAFAPGDKVVAHGYEIGTARNGGYAEIARLPAEWVVKLDGISTADAAAIGTAGFTAAMSVQAILASGVKPADGPVLVTGASGGVGTVSVDLLASAGFDVVASSGKPGAADLLTSLGASSVIGRLPEDPDAKPRPLGKSQWAAAVDCVGGKTLAHVLSTINYGGVVAASGLTGGAALPTTVLPFILRGVSLLGMDSVLMPIEPRRALWTRLGSDLAPRHLKEITNLVAVRDVVSVIDQVREGKYTGRALVQVADGF
- a CDS encoding 12-oxophytodienoate reductase, coding for MTNPLFQPLRIRSLELSNRIVMSPMTRTYSIEGVPGRDVADYYRRRAEGGTGLIVTEGVAIDHETAVDHANVPNLHTPAAQAGWRKVVDDVHAAGGKIVPQLWHVGPLWGAMTQMDPSLKPMRPSGEWGPLGVTSYSAAYVERAQASTEAMTEQDIQDVIDAYVRSAKHAVELGFDGIAIHGGHGYLLDSFFWEGTNQRDDAWGGDLERRTRFPAAVVAAIRAAIGPDLPIIYRFSQHKQQDFTAKIAETPEELGVILGALVDAGVDVLDASIRRFDVPAFEGSDLSLAGWAKKLTGAVTMAVGSVGIGKSLRDSRIEGVAPVVDNIPQLEERIGSGEFDLIAIGRLHLADPALATTLRAGGPLPAFDRAVHEGSLI
- a CDS encoding metalloregulator ArsR/SmtB family transcription factor; the protein is MTNAGAADTSGALSVEDVRRARAALEGLDVTSWSGRFELLSDTNRLRLLLCLHHAPGICVTDLSVALRMSGTAVSHALRLLRSQGWVSATRDGRSMRYQLADDTVHQLLHSIGATHFHDETPTPGHTHS